The sequence GCCGGCCACCCAGTTATTCAGGTTCTGGGCAATTTCAGCTGGGATCTCTTGGGCATGGCTTTCTAGGGTGTGGTAAGCGATACAGCGACGGGAATCGACAACACCGGGGCTGACAATGGCCTGGGTGGGGCAGGCTGCCAAGCAACGGGTACAAGTGCCACAGTGGAAAGAATGGGGGCGATCCGGAATTAACTTTAAGGTAGTCAGCAGTACGCCTAGAAAAACCCAGGAGCCGTACTCACGAGTCAGTAGGAGGCCATTTTTGCCGATCCACCCCAAGCCCGCCTGCATCGCCCAAGGTTTTTCCGCAACCGGGCCGGTATCCACATAAAAGCGACTGGTATGAGTCGGAAATTGGGCCTGCATCCACAGCTGCAACTGTTTCAGCCTTCGTCCCAAAACCCGGTGATAATCTCGTCCCCAAGCGTAGCGCGACAGCTTCCCTTTGCTTGGATCACAGCTGTGCTGAATCGGGGTGTAGTAATTGAGGGCCACGCATACCACCGATTGGGTTCCCGGCAGCACCAACTGCACATCCCTTCGCCGGGGATCCCGCATCCAGTCCATATCTGCAGCCATGCCCTGCGCTAGCCAAGTGTGCAAACCCTGCAGATCAGGGGGATCCATCACGCTAGCAATGCCAACTTTGTTGAAGCCCACTGCAAGCGCCTGCTGCTTGATCTGGGCTGTTGCTCTGGCGGCATTGGTTTCCCCACACACAGGATCCCAAAGGCAAAACGGCTAAGGCTATTCTGGCAACCCCATGACCCGGCGGTAACGGTCTTCCAGTTGCTTGGCTTGCTTCGATTGACGGAAGGGATCCCAGTGGCTATGGGCGAAGAGATCCTGTCGGAGT comes from Thermostichus vulcanus str. 'Rupite' and encodes:
- the queG gene encoding tRNA epoxyqueuosine(34) reductase QueG, with product MCGETNAARATAQIKQQALAVGFNKVGIASVMDPPDLQGLHTWLAQGMAADMDWMRDPRRRDVQLVLPGTQSVVCVALNYYTPIQHSCDPSKGKLSRYAWGRDYHRVLGRRLKQLQLWMQAQFPTHTSRFYVDTGPVAEKPWAMQAGLGWIGKNGLLLTREYGSWVFLGVLLTTLKLIPDRPHSFHCGTCTRCLAACPTQAIVSPGVVDSRRCIAYHTLESHAQEIPAEIAQNLNNWVAGCDICQDVCPWNQRFAQPTGIPDFQPYAWNIAPNLKDLAHISEADFNQHFPASALRRLKAKRLRRNAQAALQRSPRSDAQALNPSANP